From one Luteolibacter sp. SL250 genomic stretch:
- a CDS encoding GTP-binding protein — protein MDITLITGFLGAGKTTFLNRFIREYADGAELGVIVNDLSELEVDGELIRGGHKVSEEKGTLISLFNGSISSGRSTDFSEALRTMRGRGIGRLMIETSGGSHPAKVLEAIRATPGANLGAVVTLVDSRMILHDYDEGRTLIEAVLEGDRPTENLLADQVGAASVVVMTKIDLVPENSLRTIFRGMMALNPEAVFVACAYGKMDWKILSQAGPPAADLPVKAPRDLPEIVSRVVRDPRPLHPARFHELYRSKLGIGVYRSKGFIWFASRPDQVLLWNQAGGALGIELVAFWKVHMLEHDSRLLPEEKDHLRRLLAGQYPVFGDRNCELTLIGLEQDVRIFEAELLKCFCTPGEISTWRNGGTFADPWPSKLARL, from the coding sequence ATGGACATCACGTTGATCACCGGATTTCTCGGAGCTGGCAAAACCACCTTCCTGAACCGATTCATCCGCGAGTATGCGGACGGGGCCGAGCTGGGGGTCATCGTGAACGACCTCAGCGAGCTGGAGGTGGATGGCGAGTTGATCCGCGGAGGGCACAAGGTGTCCGAAGAGAAAGGTACACTGATCAGTTTGTTCAATGGCTCCATTTCCTCGGGAAGGAGCACGGACTTCTCGGAAGCTTTGCGGACCATGCGCGGACGGGGAATCGGGCGACTGATGATCGAGACATCCGGAGGATCCCATCCCGCGAAGGTGCTGGAAGCGATCCGTGCCACCCCGGGCGCGAATCTGGGCGCGGTTGTCACGCTGGTTGATTCAAGGATGATTCTCCACGACTACGACGAAGGCCGTACGCTGATCGAGGCGGTCCTCGAGGGTGATCGGCCGACGGAGAATCTTCTCGCCGACCAGGTGGGGGCTGCAAGCGTGGTGGTGATGACGAAGATCGATCTGGTGCCGGAGAACTCACTGCGCACGATCTTCCGGGGGATGATGGCGTTGAACCCGGAGGCCGTGTTTGTTGCCTGCGCCTACGGGAAGATGGATTGGAAGATCCTTTCGCAGGCCGGACCTCCTGCTGCCGATCTTCCGGTCAAGGCCCCCAGGGATCTTCCGGAGATCGTTTCACGGGTGGTCCGGGATCCGCGTCCACTCCATCCCGCGCGATTCCACGAACTGTATCGCAGCAAGCTGGGCATCGGTGTGTACCGCAGCAAGGGGTTCATCTGGTTCGCCAGCCGTCCGGACCAGGTGCTGCTCTGGAACCAAGCCGGAGGAGCCCTGGGCATCGAGCTTGTCGCGTTCTGGAAGGTGCACATGCTGGAGCACGATTCGCGGCTGCTTCCGGAAGAGAAGGATCACCTGCGCCGGTTGCTTGCGGGACAGTATCCGGTCTTCGGTGACCGGAACTGTGAACTCACCCTGATCGGCTTGGAGCAGGATGTCAGGATCTTCGAGGCAGAGTTGCTGAAATGCTTCTGCACGCCCGGGGAGATCAGCACCTGGAGGAATGGTGGAACATTCGCCGATCCATGGCCGAGCAAGTTGGCGCGGCTATAG
- a CDS encoding choice-of-anchor M domain-containing protein, with translation MKTKRHPFRTLCLVAGVFLPLVSSQGASLYTYGHGDIRVGAVGGQLSLQYYIGAPESDYAIVGGEFVFGESFAASDIWVNVPVQLTTTLPGEFPLLAGSAGESVWVIPTNDPYPIVAPFLGFSTEGFDGSLWGGFQFTLGEVRSPSGSGEFAVWTGLDGGGINPLLSTVEGVSQDSFTLTGNGHVHHFMGFTEAGLWEVDFTVASTYLPDGTLGSATETYYFHVVPEPTSFCLAAAGLAAVLLRRSRCRA, from the coding sequence ATGAAAACGAAACGTCATCCGTTCCGCACGCTCTGCCTGGTTGCAGGTGTCTTCCTTCCGCTCGTGTCTTCCCAAGGGGCGTCGCTCTATACCTATGGGCATGGCGACATCCGTGTTGGGGCTGTGGGTGGCCAGCTCAGTCTGCAGTACTACATCGGTGCCCCTGAGTCGGACTATGCGATCGTCGGCGGAGAGTTCGTTTTCGGAGAAAGTTTCGCCGCATCGGACATCTGGGTGAACGTGCCCGTCCAACTGACGACCACGCTCCCCGGAGAGTTTCCGTTGCTCGCAGGGTCCGCCGGAGAGTCGGTCTGGGTGATTCCGACCAATGATCCCTATCCCATCGTCGCACCATTCCTCGGGTTTTCGACGGAGGGATTCGATGGCTCCTTGTGGGGGGGCTTCCAGTTCACTCTCGGTGAGGTCCGTTCGCCTTCCGGAAGCGGGGAGTTCGCCGTGTGGACGGGGCTGGATGGAGGAGGCATCAATCCTCTTCTCTCGACAGTGGAAGGCGTCAGCCAGGACTCGTTCACGCTGACGGGTAATGGTCACGTCCACCATTTCATGGGATTCACGGAGGCCGGTCTCTGGGAAGTGGACTTCACCGTCGCCAGCACTTACCTGCCTGACGGGACATTGGGCAGTGCCACGGAGACATATTATTTCCACGTGGTACCGGAACCTACTTCATTTTGCCTGGCGGCTGCTGGCTTGGCGGCGGTCCTGCTCCGGCGCTCCAGATGCCGGGCATGA